A region of the Myxococcus stipitatus DSM 14675 genome:
CGGGGGACATGAGCCTCGTGGGTCCTCGTCCCGAGCGCCCCGTCTTCATCGAGGAGTTCAAGCGGCAGATTCCGCGCTACCACCTGCGGCACAAGGTGAAGGCGGGCATCACCGGCTGGGCGCAGATCAACGGGCTGCGCGGCCAGACGTGCATCGAGAAGCGCATCGAGTACGACCTGTACTACATCGAGAACTGGTCGCTGCTGATGGACCTGAAGATTCTCGTGCGCACGGCGCTCGGCGGCTTCCTCTCGAAGAACGCTTACTGAGTCGCCGGCTTTTCGAGCGAGGGGGCCTCGGAAATCCGAGGCCCCACCCGAGCACCGGCGCCGGATTTCCGAGAGCCCGACGCCGGGTGCAAGGTGGGGTGCTACTGGAGGTTCCAGACCGCGGTGCCGCTGCACGCCGTGCTGCTGTAGCAGCCCACCCGAATCTGGAGTGTGCCGGCGGCGGTGGCGGTGTAGCTCACGCTGGAGCCTCGGCCGCTGCACGCATCGTCATTGGTCGCCGCCTGGGTGGCGCCGCTGAAGATGCGCAGGAAGGTGTCGCCGGTGAAGGTCGCGCCCGCCAGGCCGCAGGTGGCCACGGTGAGGACCTGTCCGGCGGTGACGGGGACGTCCCGGTTGATGGTGGCCTGCTGGGCGCTGTTGGTGTTGCTGGCGCTGAAGTCGAACGCGCCCGACGTGGTCGGCGGAGGGCCGCTGCCGGTGATTTCCCAGACGACGGTGCCGCCGCAGCTCCCCGTCGAGTAGCAGCCCGCGCGCACCTCGTACTCGCCAGCGGTGGGGGCCCTGAAGGTGATCTTGGAGCCTCGGCCGCCGCACTCGTCGTCGTTCGTGGCGACGGACGTCCCCGCGGGGTTGAAGAGGCGCATGAAGGTGTCACCGGAGGTCTTCGCGCCCGTCAGGCCGCAGGTGCCCACGGTGAGCGTCTCGTTCGCGGCGAGGACGATCTTCTTGTTGGTGGTGTTCTGCTGCGCGCTGTTGGTGTCGGAGGCCGTGAAGGGGAAGGAGTTGGCGGGAGGGGGCGGTTCCTCGGGAGGCGGCTCGCCGTTGCCGTTGGGGTCCGGGCATCCGGCCGCGGGCAGCGCGCACTGCGGCAGGCTGGTGCCCAGGTGGCTGATGACGGCCTGGATGGGGACGCCTCGGTTGGGGCAGTTGGCGCAGTGGTGCAGAGACACCACCAGGTGGTCGCCGTACCCGAGCACGGGGGAGCCGGACGAGCCGCCCTGGGTGTCCGCGAAGTAGCCCACGTCATTGGGGCCGCCGCTCTGGCAGGACGGCTCGTTCAGGCTGTAGATCTCCGCGAAGCCAGACGCGTCCGACGGGTCCGTCGAGGCGACGGCGATCTTCTTGCCGTAGCCCGCCGGGTGCTGCGGGACGTAGATGCGCTCGTTGACGGCCGCGCCGCTGTTGCGGAGCTGGAGGTAGCCGAACGCGTTGGTGGGGTTCACGGCCAGCCGCACCAGCGCGTAGTCGCGAGGCGCATCCGCCTGGACCAGCGTGGCGCCGGAGATGACGTGGCCCGGACAGCCGAACCAGCTGCCGCAGTTCGTGGCACAGGTGGCGCCTTCGGCCATGAACTCGAAGTCGGTGTTCTGGGCATCGCTGGCGGTCCCGATGCAGTGCTGGTTCGTCATGACGTGGCCCTGGTTGCCCACGAGCCAGCCGGTGCACGCGCTCGAGCCGCCGATGAGCAGGCGCGCCACGGGG
Encoded here:
- a CDS encoding serine protease; the protein is MKRVQLAGFVAALMLGAPAALASAPVCTVAASSASQRATKVGEDVYRRFESAHPYASVALRTHSGPLHTDVITHEGAAYIAAHFERLELEAGDFVVVRSPDGRRSKRYDATHPGARGGFWAMHIPGDTAIVELHSGDSPGRRGILDKHGYSIDRFARGYTNAEKGFTSDINKALCGADDSDWAPCYATTEATVYGRARPVARLLIGGSSACTGWLVGNQGHVMTNQHCIGTASDAQNTDFEFMAEGATCATNCGSWFGCPGHVISGATLVQADAPRDYALVRLAVNPTNAFGYLQLRNSGAAVNERIYVPQHPAGYGKKIAVASTDPSDASGFAEIYSLNEPSCQSGGPNDVGYFADTQGGSSGSPVLGYGDHLVVSLHHCANCPNRGVPIQAVISHLGTSLPQCALPAAGCPDPNGNGEPPPEEPPPPANSFPFTASDTNSAQQNTTNKKIVLAANETLTVGTCGLTGAKTSGDTFMRLFNPAGTSVATNDDECGGRGSKITFRAPTAGEYEVRAGCYSTGSCGGTVVWEITGSGPPPTTSGAFDFSASNTNSAQQATINRDVPVTAGQVLTVATCGLAGATFTGDTFLRIFSGATQAATNDDACSGRGSSVSYTATAAGTLQIRVGCYSSTACSGTAVWNLQ